The DNA window ATCtattcaagataaaaaaaaatgctcatttttgaaaaacttaAAGGACCGAAAGTAATTACTTCTAAAAAATTGAAGCACCAAAATGGCTCAACTAAATACACCCGAGACTATTTTGAACTTACTATCAAAGATAAGAGACCATTTTTATCATTTCCTCtactaattatttttgaattttcttcacACATGCTAAACAAAATTCCACAATTAATTTTACTTATAAATACACTACTTATCTCACATTtataatcacaataaattagatttattttctttccactAGACCTAAACCAAAATGGGGTTGTTTAACATCTCATTGTTACTCACTTGTCTCATGGTATTAGCCATATTTCACTCTTGTGATGCCCAAAATTCACCCCAAGACTATCTTGCGGTTCACAATGATGCCCGTGCCCAAGTCGGGGTCGGCCCAATGTCTTGGGATGCCGGTTTGGCATCCCGAGCACAAAATTATGCCAATTCAAGAACTGGTGATTGTAACTTGATTCATTCCGGTGCAGGGGAGAACCTTGCCAAGGGAAGTGGTGATTTCACGGGGAGGGCAGCTGTGCAATTGTGGGTGGGGGAGAAGCCAAACTACAACTATGGTACCAACCAATGTGCAAGCGGACAAGTGTGCGGACATTATACTCAAGTAGTCTGGCGTAACTCAGTCCGACTAGGTTGTGGTCGGGCTCGTTGCAACAATGGGTGGTGGTTCATTTCTTGTAACTATGATCCTGTTGGGAACTACGTCGGACAACGTCCATACTAAAATGTGTTTACTTATGATGTGTAAGGGATTAAATGTACgtctataattattattatttccctTTGATGTTGCTAGTATGAATTATTGCACATACCATATGTTCATGGTATAGTGGGATTAAGTTGATAATTAAGTATGGAAATACATAaagtttttcctattttttttaaatctttcctTAAATAAGATTAAAATACATGGCATAATGATTgtataagtaaaataattattgtcttCTGCACGTGGCGAGATTCAAAGTACGAGAGTTAAATTATCAATAACATGAAATTTTTATACTAGTtaataacatgattttttttttcatgttattcTCATGTATAtcaacaaattgaacaaataaatatcACTTAAATCCATCACACCTATCCTAACACTAACATATATATGGACCATAGATTTGATGTCATTTAGCTCGAGCACACCTATTCTAAAAAAACTTAGGAGTTTGGACcactaaatttgaatttgatccaTTGCTTAATCTTAATTAGTCTTGTTTAGCCTTGTCTTGATAAAACATGATTTTCACACATGCCAATCAAAATTCCACAATgtttaaaattacaatataCGGGCATTTAAATACCTCCGTAACATCTTTGTAGTGATTAAAACACCCCTTAAGGGATGATGTAGCAAAGAGAGTGAGTGCA is part of the Solanum stenotomum isolate F172 unplaced genomic scaffold, ASM1918654v1 scaffold1989, whole genome shotgun sequence genome and encodes:
- the LOC125850873 gene encoding pathogenesis-related leaf protein 4, yielding MGLFNISLLLTCLMVLAIFHSCDAQNSPQDYLAVHNDARAQVGVGPMSWDAGLASRAQNYANSRTGDCNLIHSGAGENLAKGSGDFTGRAAVQLWVGEKPNYNYGTNQCASGQVCGHYTQVVWRNSVRLGCGRARCNNGWWFISCNYDPVGNYVGQRPY